The Leptospira brenneri genome has a segment encoding these proteins:
- a CDS encoding SOS response-associated peptidase family protein, whose product MSNLFINRLISIEDHSNRWEDFAFQEKNYKEAYQKHNLTGLPIKPNDHFWYLRQLNNKTFLSFGSWGTKQTFADGGLITTAQSERIFTSSFWKSYSTNRCLIPVFAYFEWQMQQTGKKHKFKIEFIDKETYFAGLWGSGPNDSTWVTIITQVANEKTAEIHNYGDNKHRQPVVIRRENQDQWIDSKINEEKKIKSLITQFQPEEITTEDQDSEPTLFS is encoded by the coding sequence GTGTCAAATTTATTCATCAACAGATTGATTTCTATCGAAGATCACAGTAATAGATGGGAAGATTTTGCATTTCAAGAAAAAAACTATAAAGAAGCATATCAAAAACATAATTTAACTGGACTACCCATAAAGCCCAATGATCATTTTTGGTATCTAAGACAACTAAATAACAAAACTTTTCTTAGTTTTGGTTCATGGGGAACAAAACAAACATTTGCAGATGGTGGTCTCATCACAACCGCTCAATCAGAAAGAATATTCACTTCTTCCTTTTGGAAGAGTTATTCGACAAATCGTTGTTTAATTCCAGTATTCGCATACTTTGAATGGCAAATGCAACAAACAGGGAAAAAACATAAGTTTAAAATTGAATTCATTGATAAAGAAACCTATTTTGCTGGTCTATGGGGATCTGGGCCAAATGATTCAACCTGGGTAACCATCATCACACAAGTTGCCAACGAAAAAACAGCAGAGATTCATAACTATGGCGATAACAAACATAGACAACCCGTTGTGATTCGAAGAGAAAACCAAGATCAATGGATTGATTCCAAAATTAATGAAGAGAAAAAAATCAAGAGTCTTATCACACAATTTCAACCGGAAGAAATCACTACTGAAGATCAGGACTCTGAACCAACATTATTTAGCTAA
- a CDS encoding DoxX family protein, whose product MKHVDLTFRFLLGTVFILFGCSKFYAFMPTPPMTPAAANFIAAIVTTGYLWQVVGMIEILGGILVLIDKTSTTGLVLLSPIILNIILYLGFLQYSVGPAPFIMILFLISSSLFLAWQRRQYWIQLFPFIS is encoded by the coding sequence ATGAAACATGTTGATTTAACTTTTCGATTCTTGTTGGGCACGGTATTTATATTATTTGGATGCAGCAAATTTTATGCATTTATGCCCACACCTCCTATGACACCAGCGGCTGCAAACTTTATCGCTGCTATCGTAACTACTGGATACCTTTGGCAAGTGGTTGGAATGATAGAAATCTTAGGCGGCATTCTTGTCCTTATAGATAAAACATCAACGACAGGGCTTGTTTTACTTTCACCGATCATTCTAAATATTATTTTATATCTAGGATTTTTACAATATTCTGTTGGACCAGCTCCCTTTATAATGATCCTTTTCCTGATTTCTAGTTCCTTATTTTTGGCATGGCAACGAAGACAATACTGGATACAATTATTTCCCTTTATATCATAA
- a CDS encoding MarR family winged helix-turn-helix transcriptional regulator: protein MFHLDDQIGFNVNRVALLFRRELIRCLREFHLTPEQWQVLAMLWQKGTLSQKQIIDLTLQDAPSASKMISRMEKAGLIKIELSKLDKRSTLISPSSEGKSLEKVLPKKILSHFEPILQSISEKEKKQFLVSLKHFRKQFGDEIQK from the coding sequence ATGTTTCACTTAGATGATCAAATTGGATTTAATGTGAATCGAGTTGCCCTTCTGTTTCGAAGGGAGTTGATTCGTTGTCTTAGAGAGTTTCACTTAACACCGGAACAATGGCAAGTATTGGCGATGTTATGGCAGAAGGGGACTTTGAGCCAAAAACAAATCATAGATTTAACATTACAAGACGCCCCATCGGCTTCTAAAATGATCAGCCGTATGGAAAAAGCAGGTTTGATCAAAATAGAATTATCTAAACTAGATAAAAGGTCAACTTTGATTAGTCCTTCTTCTGAAGGAAAATCTTTGGAAAAAGTTTTACCCAAAAAAATTCTTTCTCATTTTGAACCCATACTCCAATCAATTTCAGAGAAAGAGAAAAAGCAGTTTTTGGTTTCGCTAAAACATTTTCGAAAACAATTTGGAGATGAGATTCAAAAATAG
- a CDS encoding type II toxin-antitoxin system VapB family antitoxin encodes MATNLNIDSKLLDEAYSISGLKTKRETVNTALIEFIKKHKQKEIVKFFNTIEYDPKADYKKLRK; translated from the coding sequence ATGGCTACAAATCTAAACATCGATTCAAAATTACTTGATGAAGCATATTCAATTAGTGGCTTAAAAACAAAAAGGGAAACCGTTAACACCGCACTTATTGAATTTATCAAAAAACATAAGCAGAAAGAAATTGTTAAGTTTTTTAATACAATTGAATATGATCCGAAAGCTGATTATAAAAAGCTTAGGAAATAA
- the vapC gene encoding type II toxin-antitoxin system VapC family toxin, producing MNLLIDTSVWSEALRRKNKSVNSEDTFLFQIIKNEEEIFLTGIILQEILTGIKNQKLFDDINNHLRFFNFINPTNKDHVLAAQLRNDLAKKGLTVASIDVLIAQMAITHNLTLATYDSDFEKIAQNSKLKIINFEKYYNKI from the coding sequence ATGAATTTACTTATTGATACTTCTGTTTGGTCAGAAGCTCTTAGAAGAAAAAATAAATCTGTTAACTCTGAAGATACTTTTCTTTTCCAAATAATTAAAAACGAAGAAGAAATCTTCTTAACGGGAATTATCTTACAAGAAATATTAACTGGAATTAAAAATCAGAAACTTTTTGATGATATTAACAATCATCTTCGATTTTTTAACTTTATCAATCCGACTAATAAGGATCATGTCCTTGCTGCGCAATTAAGAAATGACTTAGCAAAAAAAGGGTTAACTGTTGCTTCAATTGATGTCTTAATTGCTCAAATGGCTATTACACACAATTTGACACTCGCGACTTATGATTCTGATTTCGAGAAAATTGCTCAAAATTCAAAACTAAAAATAATAAACTTCGAAAAATATTACAATAAAATTTAA
- a CDS encoding helix-turn-helix domain-containing protein — protein sequence MKKQANDKLFNSLKKGLNEAIEFSDGNSNLKLKQTSISVPKLPNFKGKDIKNIRTKLHLTQSVFANTLGVSEKTVEAWESGRNIPQGPAQRMLFVLKNNSDPLDVLGIKVS from the coding sequence ATGAAAAAACAAGCAAATGATAAACTGTTTAATAGTCTCAAAAAAGGTCTGAATGAAGCCATTGAGTTTTCAGATGGAAATTCAAACTTAAAGCTTAAGCAAACTTCTATATCCGTTCCGAAACTTCCAAATTTCAAAGGAAAAGATATTAAAAATATTAGGACTAAATTACATCTCACTCAATCAGTTTTCGCAAACACTCTAGGAGTTTCTGAAAAAACAGTAGAGGCATGGGAATCCGGAAGAAATATTCCACAAGGTCCAGCTCAAAGGATGCTCTTTGTTTTAAAAAATAATTCTGATCCTCTAGATGTTTTAGGAATAAAAGTCAGTTAG
- a CDS encoding class I SAM-dependent methyltransferase, whose protein sequence is MSDVWTKRWDERYSKEEFAYGEIPNQFLEAQLPKLDRGSILFPAEGEGRNAVYAAKLGWKVSAFDISSEGQKKAFQLAKREEVSIDYQVGTIESFNYTKEQFDAIALIYAHFPANIKSEYHQKLGALLKQGGYIIFEAFSKRHLEYLAKDEKMGGPKEIDMLFSIEEIQSDFPNYHISILEEKEVELKEGAFHDGTGSVIRFVGQKK, encoded by the coding sequence ATGAGCGATGTTTGGACTAAAAGATGGGATGAACGTTATAGCAAAGAAGAATTTGCTTATGGCGAGATACCGAATCAATTTCTTGAAGCACAACTCCCGAAACTCGATCGAGGGAGTATTCTTTTTCCCGCCGAGGGAGAGGGTAGAAATGCAGTTTACGCAGCAAAGCTAGGATGGAAAGTCTCTGCCTTTGATATTAGTTCTGAAGGACAAAAAAAAGCATTCCAATTAGCTAAAAGAGAAGAGGTTTCTATCGATTATCAAGTTGGGACAATAGAATCCTTCAACTATACAAAAGAACAATTTGATGCCATTGCACTGATCTATGCACATTTTCCTGCCAACATAAAGTCAGAATATCACCAAAAGTTAGGTGCTTTACTGAAGCAAGGCGGATATATTATCTTTGAAGCCTTTAGTAAACGCCATCTCGAGTATTTAGCAAAAGACGAAAAGATGGGAGGCCCAAAAGAAATCGACATGTTATTTTCTATCGAAGAAATTCAATCAGATTTTCCAAACTATCATATTTCAATATTGGAAGAAAAAGAAGTTGAATTGAAGGAAGGAGCATTTCATGACGGAACTGGTTCTGTCATTCGATTTGTAGGTCAGAAAAAATAA
- a CDS encoding DUF4256 domain-containing protein: protein MSNKKKLSPKQTTEIINELKLRFQNHINRHQNIEWEKVQNKLEINPEKLWSLNEMEKTGGEPDVVGYDKKTNEFIFYDCSPETPKERRSVCYDRKALDSRKEHKPKNSAIDMANTMGINILTEEEYKELQKLGNFDSKTSSWILTPKAIRDLGGALFADFRYNNVFIYHNGAESYYAVRGFRGSLRV, encoded by the coding sequence ATGAGTAACAAAAAAAAGCTTTCTCCCAAACAAACTACAGAAATTATCAATGAACTAAAACTTCGTTTTCAAAATCACATAAACCGACATCAAAATATAGAATGGGAAAAAGTTCAAAACAAGTTAGAAATAAACCCTGAAAAACTTTGGTCTTTGAATGAAATGGAAAAAACTGGCGGAGAGCCGGATGTTGTCGGCTATGACAAAAAAACAAACGAATTCATTTTTTACGATTGTTCCCCAGAAACTCCTAAGGAAAGAAGAAGTGTTTGTTATGATCGTAAGGCACTGGATTCGAGAAAAGAACATAAACCTAAAAACAGTGCAATCGATATGGCAAACACGATGGGAATCAACATCCTAACCGAAGAAGAATATAAAGAATTACAAAAACTTGGGAACTTTGATTCAAAAACATCCAGCTGGATTTTAACACCTAAAGCGATTAGAGACCTGGGTGGAGCTCTCTTCGCTGATTTCCGCTATAATAATGTATTCATATATCATAATGGGGCTGAATCATACTATGCAGTTAGAGGATTTCGAGGTTCTCTTCGAGTTTAA
- a CDS encoding YajG family lipoprotein, translating into MKNKIKILLITSLVLIFNSKCALMNGSIEYEYNDPIYNPAPSRNITISFTKSDDHPDTYKDGMFIEGMKKTSLGIDGGYIFTKPRGPEIIKNAFITELKNLGFNVSQVSNPNVPEIQIQVNQFFMEPEIGLFFVDIISVIDINLLVINKNKIYKRRFKSIGEVMNIQCYDILYYIALDRSLKKLSKKTLPEVVDLINQIKTEN; encoded by the coding sequence ATGAAAAATAAAATAAAAATATTATTAATAACTTCTCTCGTTCTTATATTTAATTCAAAATGCGCCCTTATGAATGGTTCAATTGAATATGAATACAATGATCCTATTTATAATCCTGCACCATCGCGTAATATCACTATCTCTTTTACTAAATCAGATGACCATCCTGATACCTATAAAGATGGAATGTTTATAGAAGGTATGAAAAAAACCAGTTTAGGTATTGATGGCGGTTATATTTTTACAAAGCCAAGGGGTCCTGAGATCATAAAGAATGCTTTCATTACTGAATTAAAAAACTTAGGTTTCAATGTCTCTCAAGTATCTAATCCAAATGTTCCAGAAATTCAAATTCAAGTGAATCAATTCTTCATGGAACCGGAAATTGGATTATTCTTTGTTGATATCATTTCTGTTATCGATATAAATCTCCTTGTTATAAATAAAAACAAAATTTACAAACGCAGGTTCAAATCTATCGGCGAAGTTATGAATATTCAGTGTTATGATATCTTATATTATATCGCTCTAGATAGAAGCTTAAAAAAACTTTCGAAGAAAACTTTACCTGAAGTAGTAGATTTAATTAACCAAATTAAAACAGAGAATTAA